One Aspergillus oryzae RIB40 DNA, chromosome 2 genomic window carries:
- a CDS encoding U4/U6-U5 snRNP complex subunit SNU66 (U4/U6.U5 snRNP associated protein), with protein sequence MADALSIEQNNKIRVALGLKPLPVPGADATSGPTFKESEHDGSSSSTEDDEPGSTLESREALASSNWKKMQDEAEAKRKREERNAAIRKARDEAQRNTKLQGATLGEAADADMDTKTWLQQTKKRQKKIEKERVRKLAEELEERARAAEYTAEDLAGVKVGHAVGDFDGGEDHILTLKDTTIDENEEEGDELENLELKEKERTMEKLELKKRKPVYDPTEENTGILAQYDEEIEGKKRKRFTLDAQGSTVEEREAKRQEVSEKLKKNIISLDFAEETPTSDYMDVSEVKVKKPKKKKAKTTKRRAVMDEDDLFPTAESTGTPNGNSMEVDASNGEPVPAPAPRKSVSEDISFVDDDDLQASLTRQRRAAFKKRQKARPEDIARQLREEASQTPMEVEGENEEEPGLVIDETSEFVSNLQKPTLPERRERRTTTPAEEPRASSEGPGIKDEPVEDGDVDMERSYNDIEDEEDLKARIKSEEATVNQQISGTGLEEESTLDQGLGATLSMLKQRGLVKSSDAADHNSLIRDRQRFLQEKHRLETEAEKRARLQRERDRASGKLNQMSAREREEYARWENKQRDQQDARHMAEVFNKEYKPDVQLKYVDEFGRAMNQKEAFKHLSHQFHGKGSGKMKTEKRLKKIEEEKKREAMSALDSSQHTGMNNAMGATARKNRQAGVRLG encoded by the coding sequence ATGGCCGACGCACTTTCCATCGAGCAGAATAACAAAATCCGAGTGGCGCTGGGTTTAAAACCGCTCCCCGTCCCTGGTGCCGACGCCACCTCTGGTCCTACTTTCAAGGAATCCGAACACGACGGTTCGAGCTCGTCTAccgaagatgacgagccGGGAAGCACACTCGAGTCGCGCGAGGCGCTGGCCTCATCcaactggaagaagatgcaggatgAAGCCGAGGCGAAACGGAAACGGGAAGAGCGAAACGCCGCGATCAGGAAGGCGCGTGACGAGGCTCAGAGAAATACCAAGCTTCAAGGTGCGACTCTAGGAGAAGCTGCCGATGCGGACATGGACACGAAAACTTGGCTACagcagacaaagaaacgacagaagaagatcgagaaaGAGCGCGTGCGCAAACTCGCCGAAGAACTGGAGGAGCGGGCTCGCGCAGCTGAATACACGGCGGAAGATTTGGCTGGTGTCAAGGTTGGGCATGCTGTTGGAGATTtcgatggtggagaggatcATATTCTTACGCTGAAGGATACAACGATCGATGAgaacgaggaggaaggagatgagCTGGAAAATCTGGaactcaaggagaaggagagaacTATGGAGAAACTCGAGCTGAAGAAACGCAAACCTGTTTACGATCCTACGGAAGAAAACACCGGAATACTCGCACAGTATGATGAGGAAATCGAGGGCAAGAAGCGGAAGCGATTTACACTCGATGCTCAAGGATCGACTGTTGAAGAACGAGAGGCCAAGCGACAAGAAGTGTCTGAGAAgttgaaaaagaacataaTCAGCCTTGACTTTGCGGAGGAAACTCCAACGTCTGATTATATGGACGTGAGCGAAGTTAAGGTGAAGAAAcctaagaaaaagaaggccaagacgACAAAGCGACGTGCTGttatggatgaggatgatctGTTCCCGACGGCTGAGTCGACCGGCACACCAAATGGGAATTCCATGGAGGTCGACGCAAGTAACGGAGAGCCAGTACCAGCTCCTGCCCCCCGCAAGTCCGTTAGCGAGGATATCTCGTTCgtggatgacgatgatctACAAGCCTCTCTTACCCGCCAGAGGCGTGCTGCTTTCAAGAAACGCCAGAAAGCACGTCCCGAGGACATCGCACGACAACTCAGAGAAGAAGCGTCGCAAACACCAATGGAAGTGGAAGGTGAGAACGAGGAAGAGCCTGGTCTAGTTATAGATGAGACCTCAGAATTTGTCTCTAACTTACAGAAACCTACACTCCCTGAACGCCGTGAAAGGCGGACAACAACCCCGGCCGAAGAACCACGTGCTTCATCTGAAGGTCCTGGCATCAAGGACGAGCCTGTGGAGGACGGCGACGTGGATATGGAACGTTCATACAATGATAttgaggacgaggaagacctTAAAGCGCGCATCAAGAGCGAAGAAGCCACAGTTAACCAGCAGATCAGTGGCACCGGCTTGGAAGAAGAGTCCACATTGGACCAAGGTCTTGGTGCCACATTGTCGATGCTCAAGCAGCGTGGCTTAGTCAAGTCATCCGATGCTGCCGATCATAATTCTCTCATCCGTGACCGGCAGCGTTTCTTACAAGAAAAGCATCGCCTCGAAACGGAAGCCGAAAAACGTGCTCGCCTGCAGCGTGAGCGTGACCGAGCCTCCGGGAAGCTCAACCAGATGTCTGCtcgggaaagggaagagtaCGCGCGGTGGGAGAACAAGCAACGTGACCAACAGGATGCTCGCCATATGGCGGAAGTCTTCAACAAGGAATACAAGCCTGATGTGCAGCTCAAGTACGTGGATGAGTTTGGCCGTGCAATGAACCAGAAGGAGGCATTTAAGCATCTGAGTCACCAGTTCCACGGCAAAGGAAGTGGTAAGATGAAGACGGAGAAGCGActgaagaagattgaggaagagaagaaacgagagGCAATGAGCGCATTAGACAGCAGTCAGCACACGGGTATGAATAATGCTATGGGAGCGACGGCCCGGAAGAATCGCCAGGCTGGTGTACGACTGGGATAA
- a CDS encoding putative aspartate aminotransferase (aspartate aminotransferase/Glutamic oxaloacetic transaminase AAT1/GOT2), with product MLSTLRVASRKAASRDANLRTVVVGARHASAWSNVPQGPPDAILGITEAFKADSFKEKINLGVGAYRDDKGKPYVLPSVRAAEDKVVASRFDKEYAGITGVPSFTKAAAELAYGKDSPAIKEDRLVITQSISGTGALRIGGAFLQRFYPHAKKIYLPNPSWANHNAVFKDSGLEVEKYRYYNKDTIGLDFEGLIADIKAAPENSIILLHACAHNPTGVDPTQEQWRQISDVMKQKGHFAFFDMAYQGFASGNADKDAFAPRHFGLYGERVGAFSLVCENAEEKKRVDSQVKILIRPFYSNPPIHGARVASTIMNDPELNQQWLGEVKGMADRIIEMRSLLRKNLEELGSKHDWSHITSQIGMFAYTGLKPEQMDALAKEHSVYATKDGRISVAGITSDNVKRLAESIFKVTG from the exons ATGCTGTCTACCCTCAGAGTCGCCAGCCGTAAGGCTGCTTCGCGTGACGCTAACTTGCGCACCGTCGTCGTTGGTGCCAGACATGCCTCGGCCTGGTCCAACGTCCCTCAGGGTCCTCCG GATGCTATCCTGGGTATCACCGAGGCTTTCAAGGCCGATTctttcaaggagaagatcaacctGGGTGTTGGCGCTTACC GTGATGACAAGGGCAAGCCGTACGTTCTGCCCTCCGTTCGCGCCGCAGAGGACAAGGTTGTCGCCTCCCGCTTTGACAAGGAGTACGCTGGTATCACCGGTGTCCCTTCTTTCACCAAGGCCGCTGCTGAGCTGGCCTATGGCAAGGACTCCCCTGCCATCAAGGAGGACCGCCTCGTCATCACCCAGTCCATCTCTGGTACCGGTGCCCTGAGAATCGGCGGTGCTTTCCTGCAGCGCTTCTATCCCCACGCGAAGAAGATCTACCTCCCTAACCCTAGCTGGGCCAACCACAACGCTGTCTTCAAGGACTCCGgcttggaggttgagaagtaCCGTTACTACAACAAGGACACCATTGGTCTTGACTTCGAGGGTCTGATTGCCGACATCAAGGCCGCCCCTGAGAACAGcatcatccttctccacgcTTGCGCCCACAACCCCACCGGTGTCGATCCCACCCAGGAGCAGTGGCGCCAGATCAGCGATGTGATGAAGCAGAAGGGCcactttgccttcttcgatatgGCCTATCAGGGCTTCGCCAGCGGCAATGCTGACAAGGATGCTTTCGCCCCCAGGCATTTC GGTCTCTATGGTGAGCGTGTCGGTGCTTTCTCCCTTGTGTGTGAGAAcgccgaagagaagaagcgtgTGGACTCTCAGGTCAAGATTCTCATCCGCCCCTTCTACTCGAACCCCCCTATCCACGGTGCCCGTGTTGCCTCCACCATCATGAACGACCCTGAGCTCAACCAGCAGTGGTTGGGAGAGGTCAAGGGCATGGCCGACCGCATCATTGAGATGCGCTCCCTGCTCCGGAAAAacctggaggagctgggcaGCAAGCACGACTGGTCCCACATCACCAGCCAG ATTGGTATGTTTGCCTACACTGGTCTCAAGCCCGAGCAGATGGACGCTCTTGCCAAGGAG CACTCCGTCTACGCCACCAAGGATGGCCGTATCTCCGTTGCCGGTATCACCTCTGACAATGTCAAGAGACTTGCCGAGTCTATCTTCAAGGTGACCGGTTAA
- a CDS encoding uncharacterized protein (predicted protein), which yields MRTAYKNQLPTSLQLQRRRTKSGKQKKETYNSISVVVATRSCVGLLPYLVFHQGKIFGLERSRWLYEVVTGGKNKPFVSSEGDVTVAHLFEHGITLVAWDIEASSVDSSVPFTKLPRSITRNYRPETDIPFSNYIPPEDRSDTEDNRWWSAQIRSGNAVRFFYEWALASENRRHAYLMDSCGVHPVNFPNPFLCRCPIVGWHPPTGGRWDVSFFLEPEKQNTSPFPHIAVGASQPVDATDNSILYGELAVIITVMNSRAKQPQAQSEEEMESLFDMVEEEVEKTFQKSPAFANEQTFPVLLFSFVGPQHARILCASMNQRQLIVRMSRLYSFERKEEAPLDLFTSWLFSRPVVET from the exons ATGCGGACCGCATATAAGAATCAGCTACCCACCAGTCTTCAGCTTCAAAGAAGACGAACGAAATCAGGTaagcaaaagaaggaaacataCAACAGCATAAGTGTGGTAGTGGCCACCAGGAGCTGCGTCGGCTTGCTGCCCTATTTAGTCTTCCACCAGGGTAAGATATTTGGGCTCGAAAGAAGTCGATGGCTATATGAGGTTGTTACTGGAGGAAAGAACAAGCCCTTCGTCTCAAGTGAGGGAGACGTTACGGTAGCACATCTTTTCGAACATGGGATTACTCTCGTCGCTTGGGACATTGAAGCAAGCTCTGTGGATTCATCGGTCCCGTTTACCAAATTGCCTCGTTCGATAACACGCAACTACCGTCCTGAAACGGATATTCCATTCAGTAACTACATCCCGCCGGAAGATAGGAGCGACACCGAGGATAATCGGTGGTGGTCCGCTCAAATCCGTTCTGGTAACGCGGTCCGGTTCTTCTATGAGTGGGCTCTTGCTAGTGAAAATCGCCGCCATGCATACTTAATGGATTCCTGCGGAGTACACCCCGTAAA CTTCCCTAATCCTTTCTTGTGTCGCTGTCCAATAGTGGGATGGCATCCACCTACTGGAGGTCGTTGGGATGTCAGCTTTTTCCTTGAACCTGAGAAGCAAAATACCTCACCGTTTCCCCATATTGCCGTGGGGGCTTCCCAGCCAGTGGATGCCACAGACAACTCCATTCTATACGGGGAGCTTGCCGTAATTATTACGGTTATGAATAGTCGTGCCAAACAGCCACAAGCACAaagtgaggaggagatggagagtcTGTTCgacatggtggaggaagaagttgagaagACTTTCCAGAAAAGTCCAGCCTTCGCAAACGAACAAACATTTCcggttcttctcttctcctttgttGGCCCACAACATGCAAGGATACTCTGTGCTTCCATGAACCAGAGGCAGCTGATAGTTCGGATGTCAAGGCTTTATAGCTtcgagagaaaggaagaagctCCACTTGACCTGTTCACGTCCTGGCTTTTTTCGCGCCCCGTGGTGGAAACTTAA